In the Methanothermobacter sp. K4 genome, CCAGGATATCACTGATTACCTTGGTGGACTGGAACCACTCCTCCCCTCCACCAAGGTTGAATTCAGGATAATAGGGGATGATGATGTCAGTACCAGGATGCAGAAACCCGCCCCCCACTACATCGCCGCCTTCTCAGAGGGATACATGGGGCGGCTTAATGTGGGCTTCATGCTACAGCAGATGGATCTGAAGCTCTCCTCCATGGGGATTGGAAGCTGCTGGCAGGGGATCCCCATGGTTAAGGGTCATGTGAAATCTGACCTTGAATTTATAATCCTGCTAGCCTTTGGGGTTGCAGCTGAACCGGTGCACAGGGAGCCATCAGAGTTTAAGAGGAAACCCCTCAGTGAGATAACAGATATTGTGGGGATGGATGATGTGCTTGAGGCTGTGCGCCTTGCACCATCCGCAGTTAACAACCAGCCCTGGTACCTCACGGGGGGTGATGGGATGATCCATGCATACTGCCGGGTTCAGAACCCGATTAAAAGGCGCCTTCTGGGGAGGTGGAACCCCATCGATATGGGAATAGCGCTGGCGCACCTCAAGATTTCACTTGAACATCACGGCTACACCAGTGAATTTGAAATCCTTAAAGCACCTGAAATTAAAAACTACACCTACACAGGAACATTCATCTATGGAGATTAAAAAGTGGATAACAAAATTTTGAAGGAATTCCTCAGGGATAAGGAATTAAAAAATCAGGAGTTTGTATTTGGCATTATAGTAAACATCATACTCCTCTATATTGTGAACAGTGTCATGAACTGGAACCTCTCATTCATAACAGAGTCCTTCAGGGGGCTGATACCCCTCTTTAATGTTGTGATCGCCGCCAATCTCATTGCAAATGCCGCACTTATAATATACAGGAAACAGTGGCTCTGGACCTTCACCCAGATCATTCTGAGTGCCCTTGGCTACCTCATGGTCTCATCACTTTACAGTGTCTTCCCATTCACCTTCAGGAACATCTATGTGTTCTACTCTGTCAAATTTGCACTCCTTGTCGCCATGGTCGTTATGGCTGTGGCTGTGTTTCTGCATGGACTGAAGTTTGTGCTGAAATTCATCCTGAAGGTCAAGCCATGAATCCCTACCAGAGATTCAGTCCAGGAATATCCTTGAAGCCGTGTTCATTGCGGAGCCCGCCCTGATCAGGGCTGCGACTGCAGCCGCCTCTTTGATTTCATCCTCCCCTATTCCCATTTTCAGGGCCTCTGCGGCGTGTTTCTCTGTGCAGGCGTCACATCTTACTGCAACAGCGCATGCGACCGCTATCAGCATCTTTTCACGCTCTGTGAGTTTACCCTCAGACATTACCACCTTTCTGAATTTCATGAATTTTTCAGCTATCTCAGGTGATCCTTCAAGGAATTTATCTGCTCCTGACCTCATGGTCCTTAACTTGGTATCCTAACCTAAATATTTTTCAGGGTATGGGTATCCCGGGGGGGCACCTTGAAGGGTTCCTTAGGTACCTCCTGAGTGCATCCTCTGTCTCTGTGAAGAGTTCATGCTTCATCCGGGAGGCCTCCTCATATGGGGAGTCTATGTCCATCCCCAGGACCTCATGGAAGAAGCACTCCAGGAGCATATGTTTTCTGAGGACCTCCCCTGCAGGTTCCCTCCCGGTATCTGCGAGTTCAGCCCCAAGGTATGGGTGGTAGACCACGAGTCCCATTTCATGGAGTTTCCTGAGCATCTGAGTTACACTGGCTGGTTTAACGTTTAGGTGTGCTGATAGATCCGATGTTCTCACTGTACCCATTTTCCGGATCCTGTATATTGTTTCAAGGTAATGCTATCTGTAAGTGCCAAAAAAGACACCAATTGAATATATATTCAAAACCTATTTAAGTTTCACAATCCATAATCCATCACAGGTGGTCATATGCTTGAGGTGCGCGTACATGAGATAAGGGGGTACTGCCCTGTATACAGGGAGGGTGACCGTATCATAATAAATGACCCTGAAATAGACATTGAAGAGACAGATGCGCTGTGCACACATGCCCTATCCACTATACTGCACTACACAACCATCCTGGAGAGGAAATGGTGTCCCGTGGAGCTGGGACTCACAGTTGAGGGTGACGAGGAGCACGCCTACATGCAGTGCGTTGACCCGGGTGAACCCTACACAGATGGGGGCACCGTCATATTCAGGGTGCGAAGGATTGAATGAGAGGATCGGTATGTTCTCAGACTGTCGCTTCGGACTTGTGAAGTACATGGGGCGTGAATACACATCAGACATTGTGGTCCACGTGGATGGAACAGTAACCCCCGGAGGAAGGAGATATCAAGGAGAAAACACGGAACCTCACACCTCATGGCAGAGGAGGAACTTGAGGAGCTTAAAGCTGAAAAGCCTGACTGTATAATCATAGGTTCAGGTGTCCACGGTGCCCTTGAAACCGAATTCAGATCTGCTGTGGTACTTCCAACATGTGAAGCCATAGAAAGGTACAATGATGAGAAGAGAAGGGGTAGAAGGGTTGCAGCCATAATCCACGTGACCTGCTAGTCAGTGAGCCCCTCAAGGTGCAGCCGCACCCAGTAATGCCGCAGAATCTCCCTACGCTCCCCCCAGTCAGGAATGTAATACTCAAGGATCCCCCAGAACCTCCTGCTGTGGTTCATCTCCAGCCTATGTGCAAGTTCATGGAGAACCACGTACTCCACCAGTTCATCAGGGAGGTATGAGAGTAGTGTGTTGAAGCTCAGGTTACCGCGGGAGCTGCAGCTACCCCACCTTGACCTCATCCCCCTGAACCTGACCCTCCCATACGTCACGCCAAGCTCATCTGAATAATGGTCAAGGAATCCCAGGACAAGGGATCTGAACTCATACTCACATCGTCTTTGAAGTTCAAAGCCGGATGCAACCCTCAGCATCTCCTCATGCTCATGTAGTTTTCTCTCGATCCAGTCCCTTTTGGATAGGAGGAGATCCTCTGGCTTTCCCCTGAAATCCTTTGGGAGTATGAGTCGTATGCTGTCGAATCTGAGTTCTATTCGTGGGTTCTCAACACTCCTGTATATAACCTCATACCTACTCCCGCTACCATCTATATTGAACATACTCATTTTATATCTCCTTCAGTTAAAAGAACGGCAAGTCCCGTTTCTTGAGATAATAAAGGTTCTAGTTTCATGTAATTGAGACAGAATATTATTATATCCCAATCAACAATATCACTCCTGGAGTGTTAAACATGAAGGTTCCAAGATGCATGAGTACACAGCATCCAGACAATGTGAACCCGCCGTTCTTTGCAGCAGAACCTGAACTCGGTGGTGAAGATGAAATCAGGGAGGCCTACTATGTATTCTCACACCTGGGGTGTGATGAGCAGATGTGGGACTGTGAGGGCAAGGAGGTTGACAACTACGTCGTTAAGAAGCTCCTCACAAAGTACCAGGCCTTCTTCCAGGATCATGTTCTGGGGGAGGACCTCAGGTTAACCCTGAGGGTCCCTAACCCCACGGTGGAGAGGGCCGAGGCCAAGATACTCCTGGAGACCCTTGAGAGCATACCGAGATCCTATGACACCGCAAGCCTCTTCTACGGAATGGAAGCAACCCCTGTATTCGAGGTCATACTACCCATGACCTCCTCCAGCAGCTGCCTCAACAGGATCCACAGCTACTACCGGGACTTTGTGAAGGGCAAGGAGAGGCTGCAGCTTGCAGATGGAGTAACAGTCAAGGAGTGGATCGGGGAGTTCAGACCCGATGAAATCAATGTTATACCCCTCTTTGAGGACCATGAGGGGATGCTCAACGCAGCCCGTATAACAGCCGAGTACCTTGAAGGTAAGGACCTCACAGGGCAGAGGGTCTTCCTTGCGAGATCCGACCCGGCAATGAACTACGGAATTATATCAGCCACAGTAATCAACAGGATAGCACTCAGAGACTTCAGGAACCTCGAGGAGGAGACCGGGGTTAAACTCTACCCGATCATAGGTATGGGGTCAGCCCCATTCAGGGGAAACCTCAGGCCGGATAATGTGAGGGACGTTACAGGGGAATACAGCGGTGCATACACCTTCACTGTCCAGTCATCCTTCAAGTACGACCATGAACCAGCAGAGGTCATAAAGGGGATAAGAGAGCTGAGATCAGCGAAACCAGGTAGGGCATCTGATATTGAGACTGAAAGTGCCCTTGAGATCATCTCAGACTACTGCCGGGAGTACCGGAGGCAGGTCATGGACCTGGTGGATATCATAAACAGGGTTGCAAGGTACGTCCCGGGCAGAAGGAAGAGGAAACTCCACATTGGACTCTTCGGATATGCCAGGAGTATGGGTAACGTTTCACTCCCAAGGGCAATAACATTCACCGCAGCCCTTTACTCCCTGGGAGTTCCACCTGAGCTTCTGGGCTTCAATGCACTGTCCTCTGGTGACATTGAATTCATAGAGGATGTCTACCCTGGCCTCAGGCGTGACCTTGGAGATGCCGCAAGGTACGCCAACCCTGACTCGCCATTCCTCAGCCCTGAGGTTAAATCTGCGGTTGAGGAGTACCTTGAACCTGAATATGATGAGGACCACAGGAGGGTCACTGATGAAATCATAAGGGCCCTCAGGGTTAACAGGACTGCCAACCTTCAGGAACTCATACTTGAGGCTGCAAGCCAGAGGAGATTCCTGGGGTAACCTCCCTTCTTTTTTTCAACCCCCACATTACAAAATATTAAAATAAAGGTTCTGGAGCAACTTCCCCCTTTTCAGCCCCCAGATTCCAAAATGTTAAAATAATTTAAGAAATATAATAAATTTGGGGGTTGTTTTATGGATAATGTTGAAAGACTTAAAATGATTGAAAGGTCCCCTATAAGCTTTGAGGGACTCCGTAAACTGAACATTGCGGCCGGGACACTGCACCTCCTGCAGGGTCTCCTGATGGTTGCACTGGGCTACCTTCTGACCTGGGACAGGGACATATACACCTTCTACCTGAAGTTCAAGGTCATATCCCTGAACCCACCGTCCTTCCAGGTGCTCCCGAACCCGGAGGTGGCTTTCACTGTGAGTTACCTGGGGGTGATACTCGCATCCTTCCTCCTGATCTCCGCGGTTGCACACTTCACCATAGCCTTCCTCAGGAATGAGAGTTACGTTGAGAACCTCAAGAGGGGGATGAACCCCTACCGCTGGTACGAGTATGCCTTCTCCAGTTCAATAATGATCGTCATACTGGCCACCTTTGTGGGTGTATGGGACCTCTGGTCACTTGTGATGATCTTTGTGCTGAATGCCTCAATGATAATGTTCGGTTACCTCATGGAGAAGATCAACCAGTACACCGAGAAGATCGACTGGTCACCCTACCTGCTTGGCTGTATAGCTGGTTTCACGCCCTGGATCGTCATTGCAGCATACTTTGTGGCGGCCCTTGGTTCATCAGAGACCCAGCCACCTGACTTCGTGTACCTTGCACTCCTACTCTACTTTGTGATGTTCAACACGTTCTCCATCAACATGCTGCTCCAGTACAAGGGTGTCGGTAAGTGGAGGGACTACCTCTACGGTGAGCGGGTGTACATCATACTGAGCCTCGTTGCCAAGACCATACTGGCCTGGCTGGTATTCATAGGGGTCTTCTCACCATTCTAATTATTGGACCAGCCATGCCAGGTCTTCCAACCATTCTAACTTTATTTTTTCAACCTCAAACAGAACCGCAAACTATTTATATGGCTTCCACTTAACACTTATCTTGCCGATATGAACTGTTTTTCACATACAGTCCCGTGGGGTAATGGCAATCCTGATGGACTCTGGATCCATCGATAGCGGTTCGACTCCGCTCGGGACTATCCCCCCAACCCCCCTTTATCGAAACCTATTTATTATGAACCTCACCACCTATTAACTGTCATAGTCCCGTGGGGTAGTGGTAATCCTGCTGGGCTTTGGACCCGGCGACAGCGGTTCGACTCCGCTCGGGACTATCAAATCAACTTATTCTGTGTCTGGAATGGAAGAACTCCTCATAATAGGCGTAAACACAAGACCCGTTGCTGAATCAGCCTTCAGGGCTGGTTACACTGTCTACTCTGCATCCTACTACTGCACACTGGACTTCCGTGGATACACAGAGAGGAGGTGCATCCTCCAGGAGCAGAGCGGTGAAAGCTGCGGCAGGTTCCAGGAGAACTTCACTACAGAGAAACTCCTTGAAGCAGCATCTGATTTTATAGAAAGGGCTGATGGCATAATACCCCTGACAGGGGCCCCTGGACTTCCAGAGGATAAGGTGCTGGGTAACCCACATGCAGACCACGTGGAGGACAAGTACCGCCTCTACCAGAGGATAAAGAACTCATACCCCACTCCAGAGACCCACCTCATCACTGACCCCCAGGAAGCACTGGAGATTGTATCCTGTGATGAGAAGAGGTACCTCATAAAGCCTGTGAGGGGTGCCGGGGGCTTCGGTGTCATGGATTTCCATGAGGCCAGTGGCGAGTTCCTGCTGCAGGAGTACATTGAGGGCGTACCTGTGAGTGCCTCGGTGCTATCAACGGGCTCCGAGGCAATGACCATCCTCACAAGCAGGCAGATCATCAAAAGGGACATCCCTGGATTTGAGGGCCAGTTCATCTACGCAGGTAACATGACACCGGGACCCCGTGGTGTGATTGAGGAGATGGCAGAGGACCTCATACTTGACCTCTCACTCAGGGGCTCCAATGGTGTTGACTTCATCATGCAGGGCTCTGATCTTTATGTTGTGGAGGTGAACCCCCGCATACAGGGGACATTTGAGTGTGCCGAGGCATCTCTGGGTATAAACATGGCTGAAGCCCATATAATGGCGTGTATGGGTGAGCTCATTGAAAAATCAGACCCTCTCAGGTATGCTGTTAAGAGGATACTCTATGCCCCCTCAAGGTGCATGGTGGGTGATATGAAAATCAGGGGGGTCCATGACATCCCATTCCCTGGTGCAATAGTTGAGGAGGGCGAGCCCCTCGTAACTGTGATGGCTGCAGATGAAAACCCTGAAAGGGCGCTTTCAGTTGCATCAATGAGGTGCTCCATGGTCAGAAAAAAACTGAAACCCCTCTAGCCACCAAACAGAAAAAATAGGGAACTCCTAAGGTGCTCCATGGTCAGAAAAACTGAAACCTAATTATATTATGCCGAGAAGCAGGAGTATCAGCATTATGGTGCCTATGGTGATGAGCACTGTGCTCAGAATCATGCCACCTGTCATTAAAAGGAAGAGTTTAGCCCTTCTATCCGGGTCCTTAAGGTACTCCTTAAGCGGATCCTTACTCATATCATCAACCTCCCTTAAAATTCCCTCACAAGGAATATGTACTGTGTTGCCGTTGGAAACCGTGCCCTCAGCACCCTGATCTCGGGCCTGTAAATGTAGATTTCATCCCCCTCATCGTTCCTCCCAAGAACCTCACTGACCACCTTAACCTCAACCTCACCTGCTATCCTTGCACCTGATGTATCCGATTCTATTTCAATGTAGATGGGTAACCTCAAACGGCGTGCCTCCTGGGGTGTCAGCATGTCCCTGAGCTCCTCGAGTTCAGCCCATTTGAACCTGTGCCTGGTACCATCAGAACCCAGGACGTGGGGTTTATCCTCCCCCAGGAGCTCCTCCAGGGTCTTTCTCCTGGAGGGGAGGTGCCTGTTGAGGTTGAAGATCTCCTTCTTTATGAGCCTGTCTGACCTGTCACCTCTCATCGTATAGGCTATGTTTTATATTCTATAAAAGATTAATATCTTAACTGGATGGAGGGTGGACCTTGGATATTGATATAGAGCAGTGCAGGGAAAATGATAAGATAAAGGAGATAATAAGCAGCAGCGGACTCCCTATAAAGTACATAAAACTTCTTCTGAGACTCTCCGATGGCATATACATAAATGGGGTTAACTACAACGTTAAGATCACAGATGATGGTGTTTCAATCCTCCTCATATCCTCCAAGCCCGAGAACAGGACAGGTGTATTCCGGACAGGTGCCCTTACCAACATATTCTACCGTATACGTGAAATTGAAAAGGAGAACGAGGAGATTGAAACCGAGACCCGTGTCAGTGACGGCCTGATAGAGGTAAGGATCCAGTTTGGCTGACGGGTGGTGGGTGATGGATCCAGATGAATACCAGAGCATCCTCATGGAACTTGCAGATTTCAGTGAAATCGACACATCAACCATAGCATCAACCAGGAAGTCCCTCATGGAACTCACTGAGAGGAGAGAACAGTTACTTGAGATCCAGAAGCGGATAAAGAGGGATATCCGGGGGACTGAACGCTACTACCTGGATCGGATGGCAGAGATAAGAAGTGAGGTTGAGGACCTCAAGGAGAACTCGTCCAGGTTTAAAAGGATAATAACAGGTAACCCTGCGGCTGCACAGGCAAAGGCCATGAGACAGCTCCAGAGAAACCGCGAAGCGCTTGTCGAGACATACAGGGGACTCCTTGAGTACACAGAGGAACTCCTTGAGTACACCGAGGACCTGATGATCGAACTCTATGATTCAATAAAGTCGTTTTTTGGATAAAGGATCCTTTTCACACCATAAGTCAGTAGATTGATAAAAAACCCTTTTAAAATCCCAGATAAAAAGATCCCTTTACCCTAGACCAAAAAACCCTTTTTTTAAAATTAAAAAAATATTTAGTGGGTTAGCTCAACAGGGAGGATTATGAGGACTCCCAGGAGGTCGTTCCTGCTTATCTTTCCATCCACTGCAGCCACAAAGGTCGCATGGTCAGCCTTACGGTCCATGCTTATTGGTAGGGGTGTCTCCTCCCCGGCCGCTATTGGATGACCCAGGGGGTTTGTGGCGTAGGCACACATGAAGACTATGTGATTTGCTGGTATGCTGATCTCCTTTATCTTCACGGGTTTTGCCTCGCCGGCCCTCACCTCAACATCCTCATCTGCAATGATGGCCCTGAGGTTGCCGTAGACCTCACCCATCTTAAAGTCCACGAGCTCCCTCTTATACCTCTCCTCGGCCTCACGGACCTGCCCGAGCCTTGTAAGTATCCTAACCATCACTCCATCTCCATGGATTTCTTGATCATCTTCAACCTGACGAAGTTCTCCCTCTCCATCTCCTCGAGCCTCATCTCAATGTACTTGACGGTGTTCTTGAGTCTCGGAATTATGATGTGTTCAAGGGCGTTGACCCTTCGCTTGGTTGACTCTATCTCACCGGCAAGGAGCCTTATGGTCTTCTCGATTTCACCGAGTTCTATTATGAGTGCCAGGGACTCCTCGAATTTACTGGCTGCCTCGTCAAGCTTGACCGATGTATCCACAAGACCATAGCCACGCTCAACCACAGTCCTCCTGGTTGAACGGGCATCCACAACAGGGACCACGACACCCATTATGCTCCTTGAGTCTATGTCAACCTCCACCGACTCCCTCACTGACATGGCGGCCCTCTCAACCGCGGCATCACCCATGAGTACCTGGGCCTCTGTGAGGTCCATGAAGGCCTCCCTGAGGTGCTCCTCCACCTTTTCACGGGAACCCTTAACCCTCTCAAGGATGTTGAAGAACTCCATAATAAGGGCGTTCCTCTTCTCCTTGAGGAGACTGTAACCCTTAACAGCGAGTTTCTCCCGCTGCTTGAGTTTCAGGAGCTCCATCCTTGTGGGGTTGATTCCCTCAATCATTTCCTGTGCCATCTGCTACCTCTCCTGAAAAAATATGTTGGGTGTTTATTCGGCACCCGGGAGGTACTTGGGTATGTGCTCCTCGCGGACCCTCTTGAGTTCGGACCTCGGGAGGAGTGACAGGAGCTCCCAGCCAAGGTTGAGGGTCTCCTCTATGGAGCGGTCCTCATCACGTGCCTGGGTGATGAAGCGTTTCTCGAATTCATCAGCGAATTTGAGGAACTTCCTGTCCCTCTCTGTGAGGGCCTCCTCACCCACAACAGCCATGAGGTCCCTTAAATCACGACCCTCAGCGTAGGCACTGTAGAGCTGATCAGAGACACCACTGTGGTCCTCACGTGTCCTTCCCTCGCCGATACCACCACTCATGAGCCTTGATAGTGATGGCAGCACATCCACAGGTGGGTATATACCCTTACGGTGGAGGTCACAGCTCAGCACTATCTGGCCCTCTGTGATGTAACCGGTGAGGTCAGGTATCGGGTGGGTGATGTCGTCCTGTGGCATCACAAGTATTGGCATCTGGGTGATTGACCCCTCCTTGCCAACTATACGGCCTGCCCTCTCATAGAGGCTTGCAAGGTCAGTGTACATGTAACCGGGGTAACCCCTTCGGCCGGGGACCTCCTCCCTTGCAGCTGATATCTCCCTGAGGGCCTCACAGTAGTTTGTAAGGTCGGTGAGGATAACAAGCACGTGCATGTCGTGTTCAAAGGCAAAGTATTCTGCTGTTGTCAGCGCCATCCTCGGGGTGATGATACGCTCAATGGCAGGGTCGTCTGCCAGGTTCATGAACACTGTAACCCTTTCAAGGGCGCCTGTCCTCTCGAAGTCCCTCATGAAGTAGTTTGCCTCTTCGTGGGTGATACCCATCGCTGCAAAGATAACCGCAAATTCGCTCTCCTCTGCAAGCACCTTCGCCTGCCTTGCGATCTGTGCGGCCAGTTCGTTGTGTGGAAGCCCTGAACCTGAGAATATCGGGAGTTTCTGACCCCTAACAAGGGTGTTCATCCCGTCTATGGTTGATATACCTGTCTGTATGAACTCCGCAGGGAACTCCCTTGCAGCGGGGTTCATTGGGCTACCGTTGATGTCGAGTTCCTTCTCAGGGATTATCTCAGGGCCGCCGTCTATTGGTTTCCCTGTACCGTCGAATATACGGCCCATCATGTCAAGGGATACGCCGATCTTGGCTGTTTCACCTGTGAACCTTATCTTTGTGGTCTCTGTGTTGAGGTCACTTGTACCCTCAAAGACCTGGACGACAGCCAGGTCCTCCTTTACCTCAAGGACCTGTCCCCTTCTCTTCTCACCTGTGGGTGTTTCAATCTCCACTATCTCACTGTAGGCAACCCCTTCAACACCCTCAACGATCATCAGAGGCCCTGAAACCTCTGTGACGGTGGTGTATTCTCGGGTTTTGATGTTAACGTTCATCTTCACACCTCACCACATTCCTTGACGATCCTTTCCTGGATCTCCTTGATTCTTGCCGGGAATTCGTCTTCAGGTATGTACTTCATACGCCCTATGTCCTCCTTGACGGGGAGGGCTATGATGTCCGCTGCTGGCGCACCCTTCTCAAGTGCTGCTGTTGCGTTCCTGTGGAACATTATGATTGTCCTTAGCATCTCAAACTGCTTTGATGGTGAGCAGTATGTGTCAACCTCATGGTAGGCGTTCTGCTGGAGGAAGTCCTCCCTTATCATCCTTGTTGTCTCCAGGGTTATCCTCTCCCTGTCTGGAAGTGCGTCGGGTCCCACAAGCTGGACGATCTCCTGGAGTTCTGCCTCCTTCTGGAGGAGTGCCATTGCCTCGTCCCTTGTGGCCCTCCATTCAGGGTCAACGTTTTTGGCCCACCATTCCTCGACGCTGTCAACGTAGAGTGAGTAGCTCTGGAGCCAGTCAATGGATGGGAAGTGACGCTTGTCTGCAAGGGATGCGTCAAGTGCCCAGAAAACCTTACAGATCCTGAGTGTGTTCTGTGTGACAGGCTCTGAGAGGTCCCCACCTGGTGGTGAAACCGCACCGACGACTGACACGGATGCAACCTTGTCCTCTGAACCCACGGTTGTAACCCTTCCTGCACGCTCATAGAACTGGGCGAGCCTGGATGCCAGGTACGCAGGGTATCCCTCTTCACCGGGCATCTCCTCGAGCCTTCCTGAGATCTCCCTCATGGCCTCTGCCCACCTTGATGTGGAGTCGGCCATGAGCGCAACATCGTATCCCATGTCCCTGAAGTACTCTGCTATGGTTATACTTGTGTACACACAGGCCTCCCTTGCAGCCACAGGCATGTTTGATGTGTTTGCTATGAGAACAGTCCTGTCCATGAGGGGGTTACCTGTCTTTGGGTCCTCCAGTTCAGGGAATTCCTTAAGGACCTCTGTCATCTCGTTACCCCTTTCACCGCATCCAACGTAGACGATTATGTCTGCGTCGGCCCATTTTGCAAGCTGCTGCTGGGTAACGGTTTTACCTGAACCGAATGGCCCTGGTATTGCTGCTGTACCGCCCTTGGCGACTGAGAAGAATGTGTCCTGTGCCCTCTGACCTGTTATGAGGGGGACGTCAGGGTCAAGTTTCCTTTTGTATGGTCGGCCCTTCCTCACAGGCCACTTCTGGAGCATCTGCACCTTAACGGTGCCCTTATCGGTTTCCACCTCTGCTATATCATCAAGGACCGTGTATTCGCCCTGGGGAACTATCCCTGTGAGTTTACCCTCAACGTTTGGTGGGATCATTATCTTGTGGGTTATTGAGGAGGTCTCCTCCACCTCACCGATTATGTCCCCACCCTTAACCATCTGACCCTCCCTGGCCAGTGGCTTGAAGGTCCATTTCTTATCCTTTGGGAGTGATGGTACATCCACTCCCCTCTCGATGTAGTCTCCGGTGAGTGCCTTGATATCCTCGAGGGGCCTCTGTATCCCATCGAAGATTGAACCCAGTATTCCAGGCCCGAGTTCCACTGATAGAGGGCCGCCTGTTCTCTCAACGGTCTCCCCAGGTTTTATACCTGCTGTTTCCTCGTAGACCTGGATTGTTGCTGTGTCACCCTCAAGTTCAATGATTTCTCCTATGAGCTTGTCTTCACCCACCTTGACCATTTCATACATCTGGGATCCTCTCATCCCCTCGGCGATGATAACAGGACCCGCTATTTTTATAATCCTTCCTTCCTGTGTCATTTTACCATCTCAACCCCAATAACTCTTTTAATAAGGTCCCTCAGTGGATCGGTTTCGCGTTCTGAGGGCCCTGTTTTATCAGGTATCTCTATTATCATTGGCAGTGCGCTTGAACTTGTGGTTTCCTCAATAAATTCCCTCAGTTCATCCCCAATCTTTTCTGTGACAATTATTATGGAGAAGCCTTCACCTATAAGGTTCCTTATGGTTTCCTCTGCCTCGTCAGGTGTTTCCACGATGTAGCCTTCCCTGACGCCTCCAAGTCTGAACCCTGTCACGGTGTCCCTGTCACCGACCACTGCAATATTTGAACTCATACCAACATCTCCTTAACCATTGATTCAGGGAACCCTGGCTCCCTCTTGCTTCTTGCTATGACCTTGAGGTTTCGCACCTCGGTTTCCTTCCTGCTGAGGAATCCTATCATTGGTCCCACCCCAAAGGGCTTCTTGAGTGCGAAGTTCCTGGCCATTCTGTTGAGGTTATCCTCAAGGACGCGCTCGAAGACCGCCACTGAACCTGTTGATGTGTACTCTGATAGTGCCTCTGATAGTATCTGTCCGTAGTCTG is a window encoding:
- a CDS encoding TIGR04076 family protein, which codes for MLEVRVHEIRGYCPVYREGDRIIINDPEIDIEETDALCTHALSTILHYTTILERKWCPVELGLTVEGDEEHAYMQCVDPGEPYTDGGTVIFRVRRIE
- a CDS encoding metal-dependent transcriptional regulator, whose protein sequence is MYRIRKMGTVRTSDLSAHLNVKPASVTQMLRKLHEMGLVVYHPYLGAELADTGREPAGEVLRKHMLLECFFHEVLGMDIDSPYEEASRMKHELFTETEDALRRYLRNPSRCPPGIPIP
- a CDS encoding nitroreductase family protein — encoded protein: MKELYPFIFSRKSTRRYSSPVSDDELQDITDYLGGLEPLLPSTKVEFRIIGDDDVSTRMQKPAPHYIAAFSEGYMGRLNVGFMLQQMDLKLSSMGIGSCWQGIPMVKGHVKSDLEFIILLAFGVAAEPVHREPSEFKRKPLSEITDIVGMDDVLEAVRLAPSAVNNQPWYLTGGDGMIHAYCRVQNPIKRRLLGRWNPIDMGIALAHLKISLEHHGYTSEFEILKAPEIKNYTYTGTFIYGD
- a CDS encoding DUF61 family protein, translated to MRGDRSDRLIKKEIFNLNRHLPSRRKTLEELLGEDKPHVLGSDGTRHRFKWAELEELRDMLTPQEARRLRLPIYIEIESDTSGARIAGEVEVKVVSEVLGRNDEGDEIYIYRPEIRVLRARFPTATQYIFLVREF
- a CDS encoding M48 family metallopeptidase encodes the protein MSMFNIDGSGSRYEVIYRSVENPRIELRFDSIRLILPKDFRGKPEDLLLSKRDWIERKLHEHEEMLRVASGFELQRRCEYEFRSLVLGFLDHYSDELGVTYGRVRFRGMRSRWGSCSSRGNLSFNTLLSYLPDELVEYVVLHELAHRLEMNHSRRFWGILEYYIPDWGERREILRHYWVRLHLEGLTD
- the heR gene encoding heliorhodopsin HeR, which translates into the protein MDNVERLKMIERSPISFEGLRKLNIAAGTLHLLQGLLMVALGYLLTWDRDIYTFYLKFKVISLNPPSFQVLPNPEVAFTVSYLGVILASFLLISAVAHFTIAFLRNESYVENLKRGMNPYRWYEYAFSSSIMIVILATFVGVWDLWSLVMIFVLNASMIMFGYLMEKINQYTEKIDWSPYLLGCIAGFTPWIVIAAYFVAALGSSETQPPDFVYLALLLYFVMFNTFSINMLLQYKGVGKWRDYLYGERVYIILSLVAKTILAWLVFIGVFSPF
- the ppcA gene encoding phosphoenolpyruvate carboxylase, whose translation is MKVPRCMSTQHPDNVNPPFFAAEPELGGEDEIREAYYVFSHLGCDEQMWDCEGKEVDNYVVKKLLTKYQAFFQDHVLGEDLRLTLRVPNPTVERAEAKILLETLESIPRSYDTASLFYGMEATPVFEVILPMTSSSSCLNRIHSYYRDFVKGKERLQLADGVTVKEWIGEFRPDEINVIPLFEDHEGMLNAARITAEYLEGKDLTGQRVFLARSDPAMNYGIISATVINRIALRDFRNLEEETGVKLYPIIGMGSAPFRGNLRPDNVRDVTGEYSGAYTFTVQSSFKYDHEPAEVIKGIRELRSAKPGRASDIETESALEIISDYCREYRRQVMDLVDIINRVARYVPGRRKRKLHIGLFGYARSMGNVSLPRAITFTAALYSLGVPPELLGFNALSSGDIEFIEDVYPGLRRDLGDAARYANPDSPFLSPEVKSAVEEYLEPEYDEDHRRVTDEIIRALRVNRTANLQELILEAASQRRFLG
- a CDS encoding ATP-grasp domain-containing protein, coding for MEELLIIGVNTRPVAESAFRAGYTVYSASYYCTLDFRGYTERRCILQEQSGESCGRFQENFTTEKLLEAASDFIERADGIIPLTGAPGLPEDKVLGNPHADHVEDKYRLYQRIKNSYPTPETHLITDPQEALEIVSCDEKRYLIKPVRGAGGFGVMDFHEASGEFLLQEYIEGVPVSASVLSTGSEAMTILTSRQIIKRDIPGFEGQFIYAGNMTPGPRGVIEEMAEDLILDLSLRGSNGVDFIMQGSDLYVVEVNPRIQGTFECAEASLGINMAEAHIMACMGELIEKSDPLRYAVKRILYAPSRCMVGDMKIRGVHDIPFPGAIVEEGEPLVTVMAADENPERALSVASMRCSMVRKKLKPL
- a CDS encoding carboxymuconolactone decarboxylase family protein, with protein sequence MRSGADKFLEGSPEIAEKFMKFRKVVMSEGKLTEREKMLIAVACAVAVRCDACTEKHAAEALKMGIGEDEIKEAAAVAALIRAGSAMNTASRIFLD